The following coding sequences are from one Octopus bimaculoides isolate UCB-OBI-ISO-001 chromosome 3, ASM119413v2, whole genome shotgun sequence window:
- the LOC106867192 gene encoding chromatin accessibility complex protein 1 — MADKNSLCALPLSRVKTIMKSSPDVSSISQEALFLTGKATEFFVQNLARVSLTNGRDGKQLQYGDLAEVVNTEETLQFLQDIIPRKIKASDYFEILKEMEEDGDEC; from the exons ATGGCAGACAAGAACAGTCTTTGTGCTTTGCCACTTTCTCGTgtgaaaacaataatgaaaagttCTCCAGATGTTTCCAGTATCAGTCAAGAAGCCCTCTTTCTAACGGGGAAAGCCACG GAGTTTTTTGTGCAAAATTTAGCCCGAGTCTCACTCACCAATGGGCGTGACGGGAAACAGCTCCAATATGGAGATTTAGCTGAAGTTGTAAATACAGAAGAAACTCTACAATTTTTACAAG ACATCATTCCTCGAAAGATCAAAGCTAGTGACTACTTTGAAATTctcaaagaaatggaagaagatgGAGATGAATGCTGA